From a region of the Myroides sp. JBRI-B21084 genome:
- a CDS encoding TonB-dependent receptor plug domain-containing protein translates to MKCSCCFITTFLMYGWAVNAQVDSLTPSLKDINLEEIVITSQIDPQSLNKSVNNIRVISKEMIKNLGAVTLSEVLNQTINITVTPNSSTGASTVSMFGLNAAYFKILVDNVPLVNENGLGNNTDLSQISLNDVEQIEIIEGAMGVTHGANAVSGILNIITKKSAKNTWQLQLTSQEETIGSEYKLFSQGKHIQSFKASHNVNEHWFVSLGADRIDFQGYLGGQLGSNYSFNDGKRGYKWSPSQQLQPHALISYTKNNLRLFYKFEFFDKAIDVFYPTVHSTYNETLGTYKYSKDERYFTDRWYQHFNATGKIFNGLQFNLSTSYQVQKRAIETFNYNITYDFERDNVKKVDQSMHVLYTTGTFSDFFKNNQLLNLQIGYELVNSKGFSIVDAELNSKKDINKTINNYDFFSIADISINNRFSIRPGLRYSFQSLFNNQYSYTLGGKYLFEKGYEMRAAVGKSYRTPNFQELYFRNIFDGHYFVGNENLIPETSSSFETSLKKTTTFYTSLLSNQILFSINDIKNRITSAYVGDMGATPMYQNINISKYRSINLSTTNQYKYKDFNLALNGSFVWVSQLIDNGSFKTSDAYLFTYSLGGNVSYFIPKWNTTFATYYKFTSEMPSWEVGSKQYVISKLGSYSWLDASLRKGFWNHQFETTIGVRNILNVGDVNRSRINEGGGHSVASNILLAYGRSYFLKLTYNLNFN, encoded by the coding sequence ATGAAGTGTTCTTGCTGTTTTATAACTACTTTTTTAATGTACGGTTGGGCTGTAAATGCTCAAGTTGATTCGCTAACACCTAGTTTGAAGGATATAAATCTTGAAGAAATAGTAATTACTTCGCAAATTGATCCTCAATCTTTAAATAAGTCAGTTAATAATATCAGAGTTATTTCAAAAGAAATGATTAAAAATTTAGGTGCAGTAACATTGAGTGAGGTTTTAAATCAAACCATTAATATTACCGTTACACCAAATAGTTCAACAGGTGCTTCTACGGTATCAATGTTTGGATTAAATGCAGCTTATTTTAAAATTTTAGTTGATAATGTTCCTTTAGTAAACGAAAATGGTTTGGGTAACAATACCGATTTAAGCCAAATAAGTTTAAATGATGTAGAACAAATTGAAATTATTGAAGGTGCCATGGGTGTTACACATGGTGCTAATGCGGTTAGTGGTATTTTAAATATCATTACAAAAAAATCAGCCAAAAATACATGGCAACTACAACTTACAAGTCAAGAAGAAACTATTGGAAGCGAATATAAATTATTTAGTCAAGGCAAACACATTCAAAGCTTTAAAGCCAGCCACAATGTAAATGAACATTGGTTTGTGAGTTTAGGAGCTGATCGAATTGATTTTCAGGGTTATTTAGGTGGTCAATTAGGTAGTAATTATAGTTTTAACGATGGAAAACGCGGTTATAAATGGTCACCATCGCAACAATTACAACCCCATGCATTAATAAGTTACACAAAGAATAATTTACGATTGTTTTATAAGTTTGAATTTTTTGATAAAGCAATTGATGTTTTTTACCCAACAGTACATTCTACGTATAACGAAACACTAGGTACTTATAAATATAGTAAAGACGAACGCTATTTTACGGATAGATGGTACCAACATTTTAATGCAACGGGTAAAATATTTAACGGACTGCAATTTAATTTATCAACTTCATATCAAGTACAAAAACGTGCTATTGAAACATTTAATTACAACATAACATATGATTTTGAACGTGATAATGTTAAAAAAGTAGATCAATCTATGCACGTTTTATATACAACCGGTACTTTTAGCGATTTTTTTAAAAACAACCAACTACTTAATTTACAAATTGGTTACGAATTGGTAAATAGCAAAGGTTTTTCTATTGTAGATGCTGAACTAAACAGTAAAAAAGATATAAACAAAACCATAAATAATTACGATTTTTTTAGCATTGCCGATATTTCAATAAACAATCGTTTTTCCATTCGTCCAGGATTGCGTTATTCTTTTCAATCGTTATTTAATAATCAATATTCGTACACTTTAGGCGGTAAATATCTTTTTGAAAAAGGGTACGAAATGCGTGCTGCTGTTGGTAAATCGTATCGAACGCCTAATTTTCAAGAATTGTATTTCAGAAATATTTTTGACGGACATTATTTTGTAGGGAACGAAAATTTAATTCCAGAAACCAGTTCATCTTTTGAAACCAGCCTAAAAAAAACAACTACTTTTTATACCTCTTTATTATCAAACCAAATCCTTTTTAGTATAAATGATATTAAAAACCGCATCACTAGCGCTTATGTAGGTGATATGGGTGCAACACCAATGTATCAAAATATAAATATTAGCAAATACCGCAGTATAAATCTATCAACAACAAATCAATATAAATATAAAGATTTTAATCTTGCTTTAAACGGTTCGTTTGTCTGGGTTTCGCAATTGATTGATAATGGTTCGTTTAAAACTTCAGATGCGTATTTATTTACTTATAGTTTAGGTGGAAATGTAAGTTATTTTATTCCTAAATGGAATACAACTTTTGCCACTTATTACAAATTTACTAGTGAAATGCCTTCATGGGAAGTTGGTTCAAAACAATATGTGATATCAAAACTAGGTTCATACAGTTGGTTAGATGCTTCGTTACGAAAAGGATTTTGGAATCATCAATTTGAAACTACAATAGGCGTGCGTAATATTTTAAATGTAGGCGATGTAAACAGATCGCGGATTAATGAAGGTGGAGGTCATTCGGTTGCGTCAAATATACTTTTGGCTTACGGGCGCAGTTATTTTTTAAAGTTAACGTATAATTTAAATTTTAATTAA
- a CDS encoding HmuY family protein, giving the protein MRKLVLCLSIAAFAFVSCSEDSNTFNEPVVIKPVDGGVVAAKVGGPNQPNTVYVDLSTNVQTTSKRDIWDLGFSSGSDFRVIINGSIKMAVKKLNTTNIDAIQTKDDAVAVGYTTMASWGYVDDPTGVLTGNGSGNGTAIAEIAANTADNYVYLVNMGYQVGTSTPAIGSVALDGDARGWKKIRITRDGENYVVDYANLDETTHKTIKVSKKADFNFTFISLTTGQEVSVQPNKKQWDFAFTGFTNYFMSGQDQITYYFSDFISTNILGGTKVYMIQSTAENLESEYPAFSKDNVIEANFTASVNDQRIIGSGWRNGGGPSSQPSIKDNLFYVIKDVDGNLFKLKFIALTNEAGERGNPVFEYALLK; this is encoded by the coding sequence ATGAGAAAATTAGTTTTATGTTTATCAATTGCTGCTTTTGCATTTGTTTCTTGTTCAGAAGATAGCAACACGTTTAACGAACCAGTTGTTATAAAGCCTGTAGATGGAGGCGTTGTTGCTGCTAAAGTAGGCGGACCAAACCAGCCCAACACCGTTTATGTAGATTTAAGTACAAATGTACAAACAACAAGTAAACGCGATATTTGGGATTTAGGTTTTTCTTCAGGATCCGATTTTCGTGTTATTATTAATGGTTCTATAAAAATGGCTGTCAAAAAATTAAACACTACAAATATAGATGCAATTCAAACTAAAGATGATGCGGTTGCAGTAGGGTATACTACAATGGCTAGTTGGGGGTATGTTGATGATCCTACGGGTGTTTTAACAGGAAATGGCAGCGGAAATGGAACCGCAATTGCCGAAATAGCTGCTAATACTGCCGATAATTATGTGTATTTAGTAAATATGGGCTATCAAGTAGGTACATCAACACCAGCCATTGGTTCGGTTGCTTTAGATGGTGACGCACGTGGTTGGAAAAAAATAAGAATTACACGTGATGGTGAAAATTATGTTGTTGATTATGCCAATTTAGATGAAACCACACATAAGACCATTAAAGTGTCTAAAAAAGCCGATTTTAATTTTACGTTTATAAGTCTAACAACAGGTCAAGAAGTAAGCGTACAACCTAATAAAAAACAATGGGATTTTGCTTTTACAGGTTTTACAAATTATTTTATGAGTGGACAAGATCAAATAACGTATTATTTTTCTGACTTTATTTCCACTAATATTTTAGGTGGCACAAAGGTATATATGATTCAATCTACGGCTGAAAATTTAGAAAGCGAATATCCAGCATTTTCTAAAGATAATGTGATTGAAGCTAATTTTACAGCTTCGGTTAATGATCAGCGAATTATTGGTTCTGGTTGGCGAAACGGTGGTGGTCCATCTAGTCAACCTAGCATTAAAGACAATTTATTTTATGTTATAAAAGACGTTGATGGCAATTTGTTTAAACTTAAATTTATTGCATTAACAAACGAAGCAGGCGAACGTGGAAACCCTGTTTTTGAATACGCTTTGCTTAAATAA
- a CDS encoding peptidoglycan-binding protein LysM: MIKKCSYFIVPTVAIALVTMAFKSTETHDNVIDHYKVSAPMAYNVPTSQATLKSINDALIAEDFSIETSHSFIDFKEALAVKESNANYQSVNTLGYLGKYQFGKQTLKFLGIRNVNDFIKNPALQEKAFVAYVKKNKWILRNEIKKYVGKKIAGIHITESGIIAAAHLGGAGSVQNFLRSNGTIAFVDGYGTNIKTYLKVFANYDLKEIKAAKNPKISY; this comes from the coding sequence ATGATAAAAAAATGTTCTTATTTTATTGTACCAACAGTTGCAATAGCACTAGTTACAATGGCTTTTAAAAGCACCGAAACGCATGATAATGTAATTGATCACTACAAAGTATCTGCACCTATGGCTTATAATGTACCTACATCGCAAGCAACTTTAAAAAGTATAAACGATGCGTTAATTGCTGAAGATTTTAGTATAGAAACTTCGCACAGTTTTATTGATTTTAAAGAAGCTTTAGCTGTTAAAGAATCAAATGCTAATTACCAATCGGTAAATACATTAGGTTATTTAGGTAAATACCAATTTGGCAAGCAAACATTAAAGTTTTTAGGCATTAGAAATGTGAATGATTTTATTAAAAATCCAGCTTTACAAGAAAAAGCATTTGTTGCATATGTAAAAAAGAATAAATGGATTTTACGCAACGAAATTAAAAAATATGTAGGTAAAAAAATTGCTGGAATACATATTACAGAGTCAGGTATTATTGCTGCTGCTCATTTGGGTGGAGCAGGATCTGTTCAAAATTTTTTGCGATCAAATGGCACCATTGCATTTGTTGATGGTTACGGAACAAACATTAAAACCTATTTAAAGGTTTTTGCAAATTACGATTTAAAAGAAATCAAAGCAGCTAAGAATCCTAAAATTAGCTATTAA
- the gldJ gene encoding gliding motility lipoprotein GldJ, translated as MKINKIMTLQLIAVIAASIGLTSCGNSNASTSSATGWNINDKKGGFQYNTSYDGTEVPYGMVAIEGGTFTMGRVQDDVMGDWNNSATQQYVQSFFMDETEVTNLMYTEYLSWTKAVYPPSEARYREIYAAALPDTLVWRNQLGFTETLTNTYLRHPAYANYPVVGVTWVQANDFSKWRTDRVNELNLERAGYIAKNAKTDKAYGEQSFSTSTYLNVPTKAYAGNDSIVLKGVKNRAQAGQKGVYAKMEYGVFSAEFRLPTEAEWEYAASVRKSDRVYNNQQGRNKYPWGSDDVRTNSRKSKGDYLANFKQGRGDYGGIAGWSTDAGEITTSVKSFPANDWGLYDMAGNVAEWVADVYRPAISSEVNDMNYFRGNVYNKSVINPDGTVQVVSTNVEYDTLPNGKLRPRALPGEIRKEAVGTEDTFLRRNFQGTNSIAYKDGDNLEKAGQPNTKMYNAPQNGAAYDSEGNLTYTLDDSSTRTSLINNNSRVIKGGSWKDRAYWLDPATRRFIDQYQASDFVGFRNAMTKVGNTKSNAKKKARG; from the coding sequence ATGAAGATTAATAAAATTATGACATTACAATTGATAGCTGTGATTGCGGCGTCAATTGGGCTAACAAGTTGTGGAAACAGCAATGCCAGTACATCTTCGGCAACAGGCTGGAATATTAACGACAAAAAAGGTGGTTTCCAATATAACACGTCATACGATGGCACAGAAGTTCCTTATGGAATGGTTGCTATTGAAGGGGGTACATTTACAATGGGACGCGTACAAGATGATGTAATGGGAGACTGGAACAACAGTGCTACACAACAATATGTGCAGTCATTCTTTATGGATGAAACTGAAGTTACCAACCTTATGTACACAGAATATTTATCGTGGACAAAAGCGGTTTACCCACCATCAGAAGCAAGATATCGTGAAATTTACGCAGCTGCTTTACCTGATACTTTAGTATGGCGTAATCAATTAGGTTTTACAGAAACCTTAACTAACACTTATTTGCGTCATCCTGCATATGCAAACTACCCAGTAGTTGGTGTAACTTGGGTTCAAGCAAACGATTTCTCTAAATGGAGAACCGACCGTGTTAACGAATTAAACTTAGAACGCGCAGGTTATATAGCAAAAAATGCTAAAACTGATAAAGCTTACGGTGAACAATCATTCTCTACAAGTACTTATTTAAACGTACCAACAAAAGCATATGCTGGTAACGATAGTATTGTACTTAAAGGTGTAAAAAACCGTGCACAAGCTGGTCAAAAAGGTGTTTATGCTAAAATGGAATATGGTGTATTTTCTGCTGAATTCCGTTTACCTACAGAAGCTGAATGGGAATATGCAGCTAGCGTAAGAAAATCAGATCGCGTTTACAACAACCAACAAGGTAGAAACAAATACCCTTGGGGATCTGATGATGTACGTACAAATTCACGTAAATCTAAAGGTGATTATTTAGCAAACTTTAAACAAGGTCGTGGTGACTACGGCGGTATAGCTGGTTGGTCTACAGATGCTGGTGAAATTACAACTTCTGTAAAATCATTCCCAGCAAATGATTGGGGATTATACGACATGGCAGGTAACGTTGCTGAATGGGTTGCTGATGTTTACCGTCCGGCAATTTCTTCAGAAGTAAACGATATGAACTATTTCCGTGGAAATGTTTATAACAAAAGTGTTATTAACCCTGATGGAACTGTACAAGTAGTAAGCACTAATGTAGAATACGATACATTACCAAATGGTAAATTACGCCCACGTGCTTTACCTGGTGAAATTAGAAAAGAAGCAGTTGGTACAGAAGATACATTCTTAAGACGTAACTTCCAAGGAACTAACAGCATTGCATATAAAGATGGTGACAACCTTGAAAAAGCTGGTCAACCAAATACAAAAATGTACAATGCTCCTCAAAATGGTGCTGCTTACGATTCAGAAGGAAATTTAACATATACATTAGATGACTCTTCTACAAGAACAAGTTTAATTAACAACAATTCACGCGTTATTAAAGGTGGATCTTGGAAAGATAGAGCTTATTGGTTAGACCCTGCAACACGCAGATTTATTGACCAATACCAAGCATCTGATTTTGTTGGATTTAGAAATGCAATGACAAAAGTAGGTAATACTAAATCAAACGCTAAGAAAAAAGCAAGAGGTTAA
- the porU gene encoding type IX secretion system sortase PorU, with protein MKKLFPVFALMGSLALNAQTKDVRLQWAEQNLTISNGSNFFVPSFQSEFFSYDSNEKKIIAKVVLNNVQGNQLKVVSQNLQAVDLSKYKDINLKNIPTAINPQIQFFTTKGVQSAIITFNPIIKTGSGYSKVTHVVFDVNGAKSVAKAQVFTIQNSVLAQGNWFRFKVNETGVYRLDKNFLTKLGVPSDIDPRTIKVYGFGGDMLPHANSKNQYFDLPEVAIQFQGEQDGVLNDTDFALFYGVGTKGWNAENATHLNLYSNDAYYYVTYGGANGKRMQTYVEPTAAATVNYTDYVARVFDEKNIENIAQLSRKTFGENFGQSFSKQITLQTPLINMAKPASIGINVAAISQNTTFFNFAVNNQSLGSQDINGKYTNVLANEGYFAQSVNLNSETQNIAINFNNNGIPSARGFVDFVSIDYHKYLAGYNKQFVFNFADAVSQVGVGSFQINNAQAIAQVWDVSDAYNPTFKTNTASTLNLKMPLGQLKQFVAVDQNDIYVPAQVSNAKMLNQNLKGSIFANGNVDYLIITTNNLVSAANRLANLHKTHSNLNVKVVPLETIYNEFSGGQQDVVAIRNFIRYVYFAGNQSLKYVNLFGDASTDYFDASSNIVPIFHYLQSNILSTSQSSNFNDWTTFATDDFYALLDETEGILNNDTYQGIDVAVGRMPVNNLQEANAMVNKIEFYLSKDNTGRWKNVYTALADDVDAGFDSPLQVALNDMADQLIANKPYFNISKVIADSYQQQVVAGGPRYPKAKEDFLNGINSGSLVVSYLGHGSETGLGAERYFEIPDISGLNNVNKLPLFAIMTCDFTRFDNQKLKSGGEFLYLRENSGAIGILATNRKIGISSASQFTKNVSTWLFNFNNVLPNASIAEALMYTKNDLTNSVFEQAMISFVGDPALKLALPKPNIVITQINNQPIANFTGSLRALDKVKLTGQVTTEGGQLITNFNGDLAVQLFDKNQQKTTLVNDGVGDPLTFATLGETVFRGNATVTNGIFEIEFVVPKDIKIAVGEGKASFYAAKNAAVLDEYAGADTTIKIGGVNENAAQDNLPPQIKLFMNDETFISGGITNNSPLFLAHLEDENGMNTASGIGHDMVAILDGDENNPIVMNEFYETEPNNFAKGYVNYPFSNLKEGLHTITFKGWDVYNNLATATLDFVVAAQTGLTLDKVLNYPNPFVDYTEFWFQHNRPNETLQAQVQILTVSGKIVKTINQTIVSNGFLSKDIKWDGRDDFGNRIGKGVYIYRLKVKSTVTGEQAEKIEKLVIL; from the coding sequence ATGAAAAAACTGTTTCCTGTTTTTGCGCTAATGGGGTCTTTAGCTCTAAATGCTCAAACGAAAGATGTACGTTTACAGTGGGCCGAACAAAATTTAACTATTAGTAACGGTTCTAATTTTTTTGTGCCTAGCTTTCAATCAGAATTTTTTAGTTACGATTCTAACGAAAAAAAAATCATTGCTAAAGTTGTTTTAAATAACGTTCAAGGAAACCAATTAAAGGTGGTTTCTCAAAATCTTCAAGCTGTAGATCTATCAAAATATAAAGATATCAACCTTAAAAATATTCCAACCGCTATAAATCCTCAAATTCAATTTTTTACTACAAAAGGGGTACAATCTGCAATTATAACGTTTAACCCTATTATTAAAACGGGTTCGGGATATAGTAAAGTTACTCATGTGGTTTTTGATGTTAATGGCGCTAAATCTGTTGCTAAAGCCCAGGTTTTTACTATTCAAAATTCGGTTTTGGCACAAGGCAATTGGTTTAGATTTAAGGTAAATGAAACAGGTGTATACCGCTTAGATAAAAACTTTCTTACAAAATTGGGGGTTCCTAGCGATATAGATCCTAGAACTATTAAAGTGTATGGCTTTGGTGGAGATATGTTGCCACATGCCAACAGCAAAAACCAATATTTTGATTTGCCCGAAGTAGCCATTCAGTTTCAAGGAGAACAAGATGGTGTTTTAAACGATACCGATTTTGCACTTTTTTATGGTGTGGGAACTAAAGGTTGGAATGCCGAAAACGCCACTCATTTAAATTTATATAGCAACGATGCTTATTATTATGTAACCTATGGTGGGGCTAACGGAAAGCGCATGCAAACGTATGTTGAACCAACTGCTGCTGCAACTGTAAATTATACCGATTATGTTGCGCGTGTGTTTGACGAGAAAAATATTGAAAATATTGCGCAATTAAGTCGTAAAACTTTTGGTGAAAATTTTGGACAAAGCTTTTCTAAGCAAATAACCTTACAAACACCATTAATTAACATGGCAAAACCTGCCAGCATAGGTATAAATGTAGCAGCAATTTCGCAAAATACTACGTTTTTTAATTTTGCAGTAAATAATCAGTCACTTGGTAGTCAAGATATTAACGGTAAATACACCAATGTTTTAGCAAATGAAGGATATTTTGCGCAAAGTGTAAACCTTAATTCTGAAACCCAAAATATTGCCATTAATTTTAACAACAATGGCATTCCTTCGGCTCGTGGTTTTGTAGATTTTGTTTCTATTGACTACCACAAATATTTAGCAGGTTACAACAAACAGTTTGTTTTTAATTTTGCCGATGCAGTTTCGCAAGTTGGGGTAGGATCTTTTCAAATAAATAATGCACAAGCAATTGCACAGGTTTGGGATGTTTCCGATGCTTATAATCCTACATTTAAAACAAATACGGCAAGTACGTTAAATTTAAAAATGCCATTAGGGCAATTAAAACAATTTGTAGCTGTTGATCAGAACGATATTTATGTACCTGCACAGGTAAGTAATGCTAAAATGTTAAACCAAAATTTAAAAGGTAGTATTTTTGCTAACGGAAATGTAGATTATTTAATAATTACTACAAATAATTTAGTTTCGGCAGCAAATCGTTTAGCAAATTTGCACAAAACACACAGTAATTTAAACGTGAAAGTTGTGCCGCTTGAAACTATTTATAACGAGTTTTCTGGTGGCCAGCAAGATGTAGTGGCAATTCGTAACTTTATTCGTTATGTATATTTTGCAGGTAATCAATCTTTAAAATACGTGAATTTATTTGGCGATGCATCTACCGATTATTTTGATGCTTCAAGTAATATTGTTCCTATTTTTCATTACTTACAAAGTAATATTTTATCTACTTCTCAATCAAGTAATTTTAACGATTGGACAACGTTTGCTACCGATGATTTTTATGCACTTTTAGATGAAACCGAAGGCATTCTTAATAACGATACCTACCAAGGAATTGACGTTGCCGTTGGCAGAATGCCTGTAAATAATTTACAAGAAGCTAACGCAATGGTTAATAAAATTGAGTTTTATTTAAGTAAAGATAATACGGGCAGATGGAAAAACGTTTATACCGCCTTGGCCGATGATGTAGATGCAGGTTTTGATTCGCCCTTACAAGTTGCTTTAAACGATATGGCCGATCAATTAATTGCAAATAAACCGTATTTTAATATTTCAAAAGTAATTGCCGATTCATACCAACAACAAGTTGTAGCTGGTGGGCCAAGATATCCAAAGGCAAAAGAAGATTTTTTGAACGGTATAAATTCGGGTAGTTTGGTAGTTAGTTATTTAGGGCACGGTTCCGAAACGGGTTTAGGTGCCGAAAGATATTTTGAAATTCCAGATATTTCAGGACTTAATAATGTGAATAAATTACCTTTATTTGCAATTATGACCTGCGATTTTACTCGTTTTGATAATCAAAAATTAAAATCGGGTGGCGAATTTTTATATCTACGTGAAAATTCAGGTGCCATTGGTATTTTGGCTACAAACCGTAAAATTGGTATTTCAAGCGCAAGTCAATTTACTAAAAATGTATCAACATGGTTGTTTAATTTCAACAATGTGTTGCCTAATGCAAGTATTGCCGAAGCTTTAATGTACACTAAAAACGATTTAACAAATTCGGTTTTTGAACAAGCTATGATTTCTTTCGTTGGCGATCCGGCATTAAAATTAGCACTACCAAAACCAAATATTGTAATCACACAAATAAACAATCAACCAATAGCTAATTTTACAGGCAGCTTACGCGCTTTAGATAAAGTAAAATTAACCGGACAGGTAACTACTGAAGGTGGACAATTAATTACAAACTTTAATGGCGATTTGGCTGTTCAGTTATTCGATAAAAATCAACAAAAAACAACATTAGTAAACGATGGGGTAGGTGACCCTCTAACTTTTGCTACTTTAGGAGAAACCGTATTTCGTGGCAATGCAACCGTTACCAATGGTATATTCGAAATAGAATTTGTTGTTCCAAAAGATATTAAAATTGCAGTTGGCGAAGGAAAAGCTAGCTTTTATGCCGCTAAAAATGCTGCTGTTTTAGATGAATATGCGGGTGCCGATACTACAATAAAAATTGGTGGAGTTAATGAAAATGCAGCCCAAGACAATTTGCCTCCGCAAATAAAATTGTTTATGAACGATGAAACTTTTATTTCAGGTGGAATTACCAATAATTCGCCATTATTTTTAGCACATTTAGAAGACGAAAATGGAATGAACACAGCCAGTGGAATTGGCCATGATATGGTTGCAATTTTAGATGGTGATGAAAATAATCCTATTGTAATGAATGAATTTTACGAAACCGAACCTAATAATTTTGCAAAAGGTTACGTAAATTATCCTTTTAGTAATTTAAAAGAAGGTTTACATACCATTACATTTAAAGGTTGGGATGTGTACAATAATTTAGCAACTGCTACGTTAGACTTTGTAGTGGCTGCCCAAACAGGTTTAACTTTAGATAAGGTTTTAAATTACCCAAATCCGTTTGTAGATTATACCGAATTTTGGTTTCAACACAATCGTCCAAATGAAACACTTCAAGCTCAAGTTCAAATACTTACTGTGTCTGGCAAAATTGTAAAAACAATCAACCAAACCATCGTTTCAAATGGCTTTTTGTCTAAAGATATCAAATGGGATGGTCGTGATGATTTTGGCAATCGCATAGGTAAAGGGGTTTACATTTATCGATTAAAAGTAAAATCAACGGTAACGGGCGAACAAGCAGAAAAAATCGAAAAATTAGTAATCTTGTAG
- the porV gene encoding type IX secretion system outer membrane channel protein PorV: MKKISIAIVSLFAVNATFAQQELPMPDGTPLSYNPAITTGVSFLTITPDARSGGLGDMGVATSPDAFSQFYNPAKYVFAEKQQGFAMSYTPYMSKIASDISLTGISYYNRINDRSAVGTSLRYFTLGEINLTNQTGEFQGVEKPNEFAVDISYTIKFSENFGMAVAGRYISSNLKLRGDGETSANTMAVDVAGYYESERFQTSNAEGRLRAGFNFQNMGPKVSYTGDDNFASNIPTTLRLGLGYDYILDSYNTVTFYGETTKLLVPSNLQPTFVDANGNKTYENGETVNNRFQEYRDIGWFSGMFKSFGDAPGGFSEEMREFTWSLGAEYWYQNSFAFRLGYFNEAEDKGARKFATLGAGFKYNIVNIDVSYLLATGKIQSPLENTLRFSLTFNFGKDYYKN; encoded by the coding sequence ATGAAAAAAATTTCGATAGCAATTGTAAGTTTATTTGCGGTAAATGCAACATTTGCACAACAAGAATTACCTATGCCCGATGGTACACCATTATCGTACAATCCGGCTATTACAACAGGAGTATCTTTTTTAACTATAACACCTGATGCACGCTCTGGCGGATTAGGTGATATGGGTGTAGCAACATCACCCGATGCTTTTTCGCAATTTTACAATCCAGCGAAATATGTTTTTGCTGAAAAACAGCAAGGTTTTGCAATGTCCTATACACCATATATGTCTAAAATTGCAAGCGATATTTCTTTAACTGGTATTAGTTATTACAACCGTATAAACGATCGTAGTGCTGTAGGTACCAGTTTGCGTTATTTTACTTTAGGCGAAATTAACCTTACGAACCAAACAGGCGAATTTCAAGGAGTAGAAAAACCAAATGAATTTGCTGTAGATATTTCTTATACCATTAAATTTTCTGAGAATTTTGGTATGGCTGTTGCTGGTAGATACATTAGTTCAAACTTAAAATTAAGAGGCGATGGCGAAACAAGTGCAAACACAATGGCTGTAGATGTAGCTGGTTATTACGAAAGCGAACGCTTCCAAACCAGTAATGCAGAAGGTAGATTGCGTGCAGGTTTCAACTTTCAAAACATGGGGCCAAAAGTAAGTTATACGGGCGATGATAATTTTGCAAGTAACATTCCAACTACGTTGCGTTTAGGTTTAGGGTACGATTATATTTTAGATAGTTACAATACGGTTACTTTTTACGGTGAAACTACTAAGCTATTAGTACCTTCAAATTTACAACCTACTTTTGTTGATGCAAACGGTAATAAAACTTACGAGAATGGAGAAACGGTAAACAACCGCTTTCAAGAATACCGCGATATAGGTTGGTTCTCGGGTATGTTTAAATCTTTTGGCGATGCACCAGGTGGTTTTAGCGAAGAAATGCGTGAGTTTACTTGGTCTTTAGGAGCAGAGTATTGGTATCAAAATTCGTTTGCCTTTCGCTTAGGATATTTTAACGAAGCCGAAGATAAAGGGGCGCGTAAATTTGCAACTTTAGGTGCAGGTTTTAAATACAATATTGTTAATATAGATGTATCGTATTTATTAGCTACGGGTAAAATACAAAGCCCTTTAGAAAATACACTTCGTTTTTCATTAACTTTTAATTTTGGTAAAGATTATTACAAAAATTAA